From the genome of Methanobacterium petrolearium, one region includes:
- the ftsA gene encoding coenzyme F390 synthetase: protein MAYFREKIETMPRNELDAVLDERVRYTVAYAAENSIFYRKWFQKNNINPADIREHEDLRELPIISGKTVRKHQPLETDDFEFRSVDWDEVYTIHETSGTSGTPKSFFLTGEDWDRYSEKYARSFVSQNFGPGDKVVVCASYGMNVGASTMTLAAQKMGMTIIPEGKCTFPVRIMKNYQPTGIVGSVFKLIRLARRMEKEGMNPQESSIKRLVAGGESFAEESRAYVEKLWDVPVYNTYGSTEGTMCGECHEKVGLHVPEDMVHLDVYNPQMEDFIADGECGRMVLTTLLSPGDKTGTLLLNYDTEDTTVVVSRDKCPCGRTHMRILNPEREAETAWVMGAPFNRVDIERGVFQTGNMDYLTGEYEAFLYGDEEEVTLRVSMECHDVKNCPQELVQENFLKTFLQYKIALSEAYHDGSFNILFNFTGPGGLEFYKIRGRPKRLVDRR from the coding sequence ATGGCATATTTTCGAGAAAAAATTGAAACCATGCCTCGAAATGAGTTGGATGCCGTGTTGGATGAGCGCGTCCGCTATACAGTTGCTTATGCTGCAGAAAATTCTATTTTTTATCGTAAATGGTTCCAGAAAAATAACATAAATCCTGCGGATATCAGGGAACACGAAGATCTGCGGGAATTACCAATTATCTCTGGGAAAACAGTTCGTAAACACCAGCCACTAGAAACTGATGACTTTGAATTCAGATCTGTTGATTGGGATGAAGTTTACACCATTCATGAGACCAGTGGGACCAGTGGAACACCCAAGTCATTTTTTTTAACTGGAGAGGATTGGGATCGATATTCTGAGAAGTACGCTCGGTCATTTGTCAGTCAAAACTTCGGTCCGGGAGATAAAGTGGTGGTGTGTGCTTCTTATGGTATGAATGTGGGGGCCAGCACCATGACTCTTGCTGCCCAGAAAATGGGAATGACCATAATTCCGGAGGGTAAATGCACGTTTCCAGTACGTATCATGAAGAATTATCAGCCTACCGGTATCGTGGGCAGTGTTTTTAAACTCATCCGTCTGGCTCGAAGAATGGAAAAGGAAGGTATGAACCCTCAGGAATCCAGTATAAAACGCCTTGTTGCTGGTGGTGAGAGTTTTGCTGAAGAATCTCGTGCCTATGTGGAAAAATTATGGGATGTGCCGGTTTACAACACCTATGGTAGCACCGAAGGAACCATGTGTGGAGAGTGCCATGAGAAGGTAGGACTCCATGTACCGGAAGATATGGTGCATCTGGATGTTTATAACCCTCAAATGGAGGATTTCATTGCAGATGGGGAATGTGGAAGAATGGTTTTAACTACTCTACTTTCTCCTGGTGACAAAACTGGCACGTTACTTTTGAATTATGATACTGAAGATACCACAGTGGTGGTAAGCAGGGATAAATGTCCCTGTGGCCGTACACACATGCGAATACTTAATCCAGAAAGAGAGGCAGAAACAGCCTGGGTGATGGGTGCACCCTTTAACAGGGTTGATATTGAAAGAGGTGTTTTTCAAACGGGTAACATGGACTATTTAACTGGGGAATATGAGGCATTTCTCTATGGGGATGAAGAAGAAGTTACCCTCAGGGTGAGTATGGAGTGTCATGATGTCAAAAACTGCCCACAGGAACTTGTTCAGGAGAATTTTTTGAAAACTTTCCTTCAGTACAAAATTGCCCTATCTGAAGCATATCATGATGGTAGTTTTAACATCCTCTTTAATTTTACTGGACCTGGTGGTCTTGAATTTTATAAGATCAGGGGAAGACCTAAGCGTTTGGTTGATCGTCGGTGA
- a CDS encoding zinc ribbon domain-containing protein: MICPKCRHENPNDAVICEFCGEPLKFQMPSDSKKDDKGGFTVKNLKILGVGILILFIVTVAILWPGTHSSISDNDSYLSGHASWQQIAIYNGNSDDLMSFQIEGSKVKVYITAQPLKQDTSLKCEIYGVSGIISSDDLAWKGADTSLKAMSLQSNVQPGSYSVNIDVPDTPANQVNWTVQVFDYY; encoded by the coding sequence ATGATTTGCCCTAAATGTCGACATGAAAATCCGAATGATGCTGTTATCTGCGAGTTTTGTGGCGAACCCCTCAAGTTTCAAATGCCTTCTGATTCAAAAAAGGATGATAAGGGAGGTTTTACGGTTAAAAATTTGAAAATTTTGGGTGTTGGTATTTTGATACTGTTTATCGTTACTGTTGCCATTTTATGGCCTGGAACTCATAGTTCGATATCTGATAATGATTCTTACCTTTCTGGACATGCATCATGGCAGCAGATCGCTATTTACAATGGAAATTCAGATGATTTAATGTCTTTTCAGATTGAAGGAAGTAAAGTTAAGGTTTATATCACTGCCCAACCCCTGAAACAAGATACCAGTCTAAAGTGCGAAATCTACGGTGTTAGTGGTATTATATCCTCTGATGATCTGGCATGGAAAGGAGCTGACACTTCTCTTAAGGCTATGAGTTTGCAATCCAATGTTCAGCCAGGAAGTTACTCAGTGAACATTGATGTTCCTGATACTCCAGCAAATCAGGTGAATTGGACTGTTCAGGTCTTTGATTATTATTAG
- a CDS encoding helix-turn-helix domain-containing protein, producing the protein MVEIMPKHIASGLKYLAAVKLREKGYFQKDIANKLGMDRSTVSHYLNGRNLSWNSIEVAESITNCCNRDFLHVTYSLTGDLENTRTIVDILIEEEFKANVKDSCIGCGVCADVCLMNNISIVDLKCHINSAGCCGCLDCQMNCPTHSIQILEVQSPNK; encoded by the coding sequence ATGGTGGAGATAATGCCAAAACATATTGCATCTGGATTGAAGTACCTGGCGGCGGTTAAGCTCAGAGAAAAGGGCTATTTCCAAAAAGATATTGCTAATAAGCTTGGTATGGATCGATCAACAGTTTCACATTATTTGAATGGAAGGAATCTCTCTTGGAACTCCATTGAAGTTGCAGAGTCAATAACAAACTGTTGTAACAGGGATTTCTTACATGTTACCTATTCTTTAACTGGTGATCTTGAAAATACCCGGACTATTGTGGATATTTTGATTGAAGAAGAGTTTAAAGCCAATGTAAAAGACAGTTGCATTGGTTGTGGTGTTTGTGCAGATGTGTGCCTAATGAATAACATTTCTATTGTGGATTTGAAATGCCATATAAACAGTGCCGGGTGTTGTGGATGTTTGGATTGTCAGATGAACTGCCCTACCCATTCTATACAGATTTTAGAAGTGCAAAGTCCTAATAAATAA
- the truD gene encoding tRNA pseudouridine(13) synthase TruD: protein MLNAETYLTPQKGIGGEIRTTNQDFYVEEIPLNLPSGEGPNTWLWLEKEGRNTLDVVLDIARELGINRKQMGFAGMKDKAAVTRQWICVSNKTPEELKELEGKLHHVKILDVVPNQKKLRIGQLVGNKFRLMVKDVEDPDSAAQRARGILEKLKERGVPNYYGYQRFGKNRSNTHLVGKALIKWGVKAAVDRYIGHPYDTEPQHIQETRRLYDEGDLKESMESMPSGMRYEKMMIRALLKDKKKKGELDENSYILALKSLPKPLSRMFVHAYQSFLFNRAVSERTKLGIDHYVEGDILIDNEEHLIHEFDPDKINQRIKEFQAHPSSPLFGSKVPLAGGKLGKMEQKILDEEQLKLDDFMVPAMLKLGSHGIRRAARFKIWDVSAETTEEGVLVEFSIPKGSYATSVLREVMKKDVY from the coding sequence ATGTTAAACGCAGAAACATATCTAACCCCTCAAAAAGGAATAGGTGGAGAAATAAGAACCACCAACCAAGATTTTTATGTGGAAGAAATCCCACTAAACTTGCCCAGTGGTGAAGGGCCAAACACATGGTTATGGCTTGAAAAAGAAGGTCGAAACACTTTAGATGTGGTTTTAGACATTGCTCGAGAGCTTGGCATTAATCGAAAGCAGATGGGATTTGCTGGTATGAAGGATAAAGCAGCGGTAACTCGTCAATGGATATGTGTGAGTAATAAAACCCCTGAAGAACTGAAAGAACTGGAGGGTAAGCTGCATCATGTTAAGATCTTGGATGTAGTCCCTAATCAGAAAAAATTGCGCATCGGACAACTGGTGGGGAATAAATTTCGTTTGATGGTTAAGGATGTGGAAGATCCAGATTCAGCAGCCCAAAGGGCCAGAGGAATACTTGAAAAACTGAAAGAAAGGGGAGTACCTAATTACTATGGATATCAGCGGTTTGGCAAGAACCGGTCCAACACTCATCTTGTGGGCAAAGCCCTGATCAAGTGGGGGGTGAAAGCAGCAGTGGATCGTTATATCGGCCATCCATACGATACTGAACCACAGCATATTCAGGAAACCCGCCGATTATATGATGAAGGGGACTTAAAAGAATCTATGGAATCTATGCCCAGTGGAATGCGCTATGAAAAGATGATGATCCGTGCCCTTCTGAAAGATAAGAAAAAGAAGGGAGAATTGGATGAAAATTCTTATATCCTGGCACTTAAAAGCCTTCCCAAACCATTAAGCCGGATGTTTGTCCATGCATACCAATCATTCCTGTTCAACCGCGCAGTAAGCGAACGCACTAAGCTGGGGATAGATCATTATGTGGAAGGTGACATTTTAATTGACAATGAGGAACACCTTATCCATGAATTTGACCCAGACAAAATAAATCAGAGGATAAAGGAATTCCAGGCCCATCCTTCCAGTCCACTTTTTGGGAGTAAAGTACCCCTTGCCGGTGGAAAATTGGGCAAAATGGAACAAAAAATATTGGATGAAGAACAACTTAAACTGGATGATTTCATGGTACCGGCAATGCTTAAACTTGGCAGCCATGGTATACGCCGAGCAGCACGCTTCAAAATATGGGACGTGTCTGCAGAGACAACTGAAGAAGGGGTTTTGGTAGAATTTTCAATTCCCAAGGGTTCCTACGCCACCAGTGTTTTAAGAGAAGTTATGAAGAAGGATGTTTATTGA
- a CDS encoding YHS domain-containing protein, whose product MAVDPICKMDVDEKTAKFKSEYQGKIYYFCAPGCKKEFDENPEKYAE is encoded by the coding sequence ATGGCTGTGGATCCAATATGTAAAATGGATGTTGACGAGAAAACTGCAAAGTTTAAAAGCGAATACCAGGGTAAAATTTACTATTTCTGTGCTCCAGGATGTAAAAAAGAATTCGATGAAAATCCCGAAAAATACGCCGAATAA
- a CDS encoding heavy metal translocating P-type ATPase, which translates to MADNSKKKAEIKISGMHCASCALNIEKSLQDMEGVEDAQVNFGTEKATVNYDPDKLQLQELEKKVEDTGYAVVNEKATIRVGGMTCAMCVKAIEDVLNKIDGVNQANVNLASEKAYVTYNPQMTSVNDMKNAIEDLGYEYLGLEGELDESEEEKARERDLNDKRNRLIVAFAFSIPLMVLMYSGVMLPIPMTYFMFLVTIIPFIYVSYPIFTAAYHSLENKALNMDVMYAMGIGVAYGSSLLGTFNIVLTPDFMFYETALMLAGFLMLGRWLEARAKGRTGTAIKKLIGLQAKTATIIDEEGFETQVPIEDVMVGDKILVKPGEKIPVDGKVVSGESYVDESMITGEPIPVLKQDGSPVVGGTINQNGVLQFLAEKIGKDMALAQIIKLVESAQGSKPPVQRIADQAVTYFIPSVLTIAIVAFVVWYLLLGSTLLFGLTVLISILVVACPCALGLATPTAVTVGIGRGAELGILVKDGEALETSGKLTTITFDKTGTLTKGKPEVTDINGINTDDRGLLQIAASVERNSQHPLGEAIVTKAHDNDIELFDTEKFNTFGGKGVSAILNDKTVLIGNSKLLEENKIHITDDDREKISKIEENGKTVVLVAIGNVLSGILGVADTLKEDTPKAITELKKMGLMVAMITGDNQKTAEVIAKKIGIEKVLAGVLPEDKSNEVKRLQDNGEIVAFVGDGINDAPALAQADVGIAIGSGTDVAIESGEIVLIKDNLVDAVAGIQLSNKVMGRIKLNLFWAFAYNAILIPVAAGLLYPSFGITFRPEYAGLAMALSSVTIVTLSLLLKGYLPPVKAKSS; encoded by the coding sequence AGTGGAAGACACTGGCTATGCAGTGGTGAATGAAAAAGCCACCATCAGGGTAGGGGGAATGACTTGTGCCATGTGTGTTAAGGCTATAGAAGATGTTCTAAACAAAATTGATGGGGTGAACCAGGCCAATGTTAACCTGGCATCGGAAAAGGCCTATGTAACCTACAATCCCCAGATGACCAGTGTAAATGATATGAAAAATGCAATCGAAGATTTGGGATATGAATATCTGGGTTTGGAGGGAGAATTAGATGAAAGTGAGGAGGAAAAAGCCAGGGAAAGGGATCTTAATGATAAAAGGAACCGTTTAATAGTGGCTTTTGCCTTTTCAATTCCTTTAATGGTGTTGATGTACTCGGGAGTTATGTTGCCCATTCCCATGACCTATTTCATGTTTCTGGTTACTATTATTCCCTTTATTTATGTGAGTTATCCCATATTCACCGCTGCTTACCATTCTCTGGAGAATAAGGCTCTGAATATGGATGTTATGTACGCCATGGGTATTGGAGTTGCTTATGGCTCCAGCCTGCTGGGTACATTTAACATTGTGCTCACTCCTGATTTCATGTTCTATGAAACTGCTCTGATGCTGGCTGGTTTTTTAATGCTGGGTCGTTGGCTTGAAGCACGTGCTAAAGGACGTACAGGAACTGCTATAAAGAAATTAATTGGTTTGCAAGCTAAAACAGCTACCATCATCGATGAGGAAGGTTTTGAAACCCAGGTACCCATAGAAGATGTGATGGTTGGAGATAAAATACTGGTTAAACCTGGTGAAAAAATACCAGTGGATGGTAAAGTGGTTTCAGGTGAAAGTTATGTGGATGAATCCATGATCACCGGAGAACCCATTCCAGTCCTGAAACAGGATGGTTCCCCAGTAGTTGGAGGGACCATTAACCAGAATGGAGTTTTGCAATTTCTGGCTGAAAAGATTGGTAAAGATATGGCCCTGGCCCAGATAATAAAGTTGGTAGAATCTGCTCAGGGGTCCAAACCACCAGTGCAGAGGATAGCTGACCAGGCAGTTACCTATTTCATCCCCTCAGTTCTCACCATAGCCATAGTAGCCTTTGTAGTTTGGTACCTGCTTTTGGGAAGTACTCTTCTTTTTGGACTCACCGTTCTGATATCTATCCTGGTGGTGGCCTGTCCCTGTGCTCTGGGTCTGGCAACACCTACCGCGGTGACTGTGGGGATTGGGCGTGGTGCTGAACTGGGAATACTGGTTAAAGATGGTGAAGCCTTGGAAACATCTGGAAAATTGACCACCATTACTTTTGACAAGACTGGAACACTTACCAAAGGAAAACCTGAAGTTACCGATATTAATGGAATCAATACTGACGATAGAGGCCTGTTACAGATCGCTGCCAGTGTGGAGAGGAATTCACAACACCCCCTGGGAGAGGCTATAGTGACCAAAGCCCATGATAACGATATTGAATTATTCGATACAGAAAAATTCAATACTTTCGGAGGAAAAGGAGTTTCAGCAATCCTAAATGATAAAACGGTTTTAATAGGAAACAGTAAACTCCTTGAAGAAAATAAAATCCACATAACCGATGATGATAGAGAAAAAATCTCAAAAATCGAAGAAAATGGTAAAACTGTAGTTTTAGTGGCTATTGGTAATGTTTTATCCGGTATTCTTGGAGTAGCTGATACTTTAAAAGAAGACACACCCAAAGCCATAACTGAACTTAAAAAGATGGGCCTAATGGTGGCCATGATAACTGGAGACAACCAAAAGACTGCTGAGGTTATTGCCAAAAAGATCGGTATTGAAAAAGTGTTGGCAGGAGTTTTGCCAGAGGATAAGTCCAATGAAGTTAAAAGACTTCAGGATAATGGAGAAATAGTGGCTTTTGTTGGTGATGGAATTAATGATGCTCCGGCACTGGCCCAAGCTGATGTAGGGATAGCCATTGGCAGTGGGACAGATGTGGCTATTGAAAGTGGAGAGATCGTACTTATCAAAGACAATTTAGTGGACGCAGTTGCAGGAATACAATTATCAAATAAAGTTATGGGCCGAATAAAACTCAACTTGTTCTGGGCATTCGCTTACAATGCCATTCTTATACCAGTAGCTGCTGGACTGTTATACCCCTCATTTGGAATAACTTTCCGCCCAGAATATGCAGGTCTGGCCATGGCTCTAAGTTCGGTGACCATTGTAACTCTTTCACTCCTTTTAAAGGGATATTTACCTCCAGTTAAGGCTAAATCCAGTTGA